Part of the Sorghum bicolor cultivar BTx623 chromosome 1, Sorghum_bicolor_NCBIv3, whole genome shotgun sequence genome, CATTGCATGCATGGGTCAGGTACCTTCTTGCCGCCTCCATCTTTCCCTGCCCCTTGCTTGTAGTTGTAGCAGCTCAGCAAAAAAATTGCCACCCTAGCTAGCTCACCATGCTTTGCAGTTGGGCTCATGTCTGCAACTGAGTAGTGCATTCCTAACTGAATTTTGCAAGGAAATGAAGCTGCTAGTTTCTACACGGACTGTAAACTAACTGAACCCGCTGGAACTGGAATTTTGACTTGGAGTTGTGATACTTATTATTcacaccacacacacacacatagaaATAAGCAGCTATTGCAATCTTGTAACTGAGTTAGTAACATTTGCCGGAGCTGGAAAAGTGTGAAACGATCATGCATGTCTGGAGTGGAGAAGGATCCATTGgtgtatcatgttcatgttcgcCAGCAGCCAGGTGGGTCCAATAATGGCTGCCCATCTGTAACATGCGAAGGTTCTGAGAGGAAGCCAGGGTGGGCTGGAGTTAGGGGAGGGATCATGTTATTTGTTGTGTAATTGAGGTACAAAGGGAGGATTAGTTTTGTGGGGGGATAGTACACTTGATAAAGGTGGAAACAGTTGAGTCGGTTGGGCTGACTTTTTAAGGGGAGGACAAGGGTCCTGTTGCTGCCTGTTCTTTTCAGTACTTGTTTATAGTATAGATGTCTCCCACTGCAAAATAATGGCTGTTACATGACAACTTATTACTACACGTCTAGCTGACAGGGATGATGAAAGATGGCTAGTATGGTATGAATTGTATTTATCGTCAAGTATTGCTCTTTCCGTTTCTGACATGTTTGGTTCACGCTCAAAATGTCATGAACTTGTGCCAAAATTGTTTGATGCAAGCATAGCTGACAAACAAGTACTGCATACTGATTTCGGTCTATTCCTCTTTGCAAAGCCCAAAGGAAAGCAGAAATTTTATCAAGGTAACTGAAATGGTTCAGCAATTACCCGATCCAACAATGAAAGATTAATAATTTATATCACATAGCTGTAACATCAAAACAAGTCTCTCTGCAAGCATATAAAAGGAGGAGATTCATGAAAAGGAACAAGCCGCATGACGACACTGATTGAAGTTCTTGGACTTGCTTGGGTGGTGCTAGCTTTTGCTTCATCGTGTAGTACCTGTTACTGCATTAGTTAGTTTATTACTCCAAGTGCTTGGCTAACAAGGCCAGCTTTCCAAGATTCAGAACTTTTTTCAGAGCAGATCATTTACTACAAGGAACTTTACaagaattttttttatgaaGGCAGCAGCTGCGTCATTGTTGTTATAGTGTGTCATTTCAAATTCTATGGGGCTTTCACACCATAGCTTTCTTCACACATAGAAAAGGGTAAAAATAAGCAAATGGAATGAAGGCTCGCTAATTCATCAACTTTGTTTCTCTATTTATCAGGACAATACAAATAACAAATGGAGTCTTGACATTGGGAGATTATTTTGAGTCATATATACAAGTTTTTTTTAACATTCAAATTTTACATAATATAGAACCAGTATATGCAAAACGTACAAGAAACTATAGCTTATTTGTTAAAAAAGTGTCAACTTTCAGGACAATGCCTTAAAGGTAAAGATTCCCTAAAATTGACAATCTAGCACACCAATAAGCTTTATAGAAAACTAAAGCCTGCCGTCCTCAAGAACCTAATCAGTAAGACAGAATCGGACTTCCATGTGTTGGAATTTATTTGGCCTGGTCAAGTTGTGCATATGCTTCTGTACCATTATCAAGAAAAATGTTCAATGACTAACTAACAATAAATTTCCAATATGCCTGTTCCCCTGGCTTCCACCAACGTGCTAATCTTTTGCAGGTAAGTGCGAAAATTTTAAGAGCTTGGATACAACATTACAACAAAGCGAAGCCTAATTTACTGTTTTCTTTATTGGAAGCTGCATAAACATTACTCTCACTGCTACGGTAATAGTATATTTACTAGGAATCTTTGTCAGAGAACTGCATGTAATGCACTATGATTCACTTGTATGATTCTACATCTACAAATGTACCATTACGGCCTTCACTTGACTGTTAGATCTGTACAGTGCTGCAGTATCATTGATTAATGCCCAGTGATTTAGAGATTAAGCGTGATTTGTTCTTGCCGGCAGGCAAGCCTAACCAAAAAAGAAGGATAGAAGATTCCTGATCACTTTTCACTCTTTGTAAGCTTGTAGCAGAAAATTTAAAAACACGAGCTACTGATGACACCTGGAACGGAATCTTACAGTGCCAATAGATTTCCAACCTGCAAGGATCACTGACACAAGTTCCATTGTACACTGCAAGATGAGATTAAAGTACTACTTTTAGAATCAGTCATTTGTTAAACACCCACAGCACGCTTGCTGCTGTTCCTATGTAGCTTTGCTTCCTTTTAGTAGTACACTATTCTAACCCAGAGGCAAATAAAGTAATCTTGGCATTAACCATGCCTGTCCAGTTGAGTGGACTTCCATTGTTCAGAGAATCAGTGTACCTTCCTTAGTTGAATCATGATTTATTTGTTTCTCTGAAATGGTGATAAAAAGCAGTTTGTTACCAGTATTCAGTGCTTTCCAAACTCAGGACACAGCATGTCTACTTTCTTTCATGACAGTAATTTACTTGAAACAGTTATCAAATTAACACGAACTAATCAAGTAATCATGGTGTGTGCTTCAGAGATCTCCAGCACAAGAAATGTAACGCAAGCTTAATCAACTCTTCATAGCACCAATATTTTCATAACTGAAAAATGACTATGCCTGTGCCCTGCCTACAAGAACACAATTGGGAATAAACTCCAGTGGAAACCCCCATGTTCTGCGTTTATACAATGATTGCAGTTCCGTTTGATTAACCCAACAAGACAAATTTCTCTCTCCAATGACGAGTGACCAATCTGCCTTTCACACATTCCCTTCACCACATGGGCCATGTCTCCCCAAGCTCTCAATAATTCCAAAGGCATTTCCAGCCTATGTCCATGCCTCCTCCCAGCCTTTACACTCTCATACCGAGCTGTTCTTGTGCTACCCAAGGCCCCACAGAGGCTACTGAACCATGTACCTAACACTACAACAACGCAGCAGTATCCAGTATACCAATGCAGTATCATGCCACCAAGAAGTATTTTTATCATCCAATCCATCTCCAAACACATAAATTATTCGATTAATCTGATCCTAATCATAGACACGACCTCCTCCCTATATACTTTCCTGCGAGTTTCCCTCCATTTCTCTATTGCTTCAAACAAGGCAATGAAAACACAATTCTGCTAGTGAAGGACAGCAGGAGGCAGCAGAGGAGTGAAGGACAAGGGAAGAACAGAAGAACCGAGCATGACAAGTGCTACTCCAAGGCTTGGTAGCACTCTACACCTGTTCTTCCCCTTATCCTTCTCCTTGGCACTCCTGTGCTGCATTGCCGTGTGCAATGCCGCCGCCGATGAGGCCGCGGCGTTGCTTGCCATCAAGGCGTCGCTCGTCGACCCCTTGGGTAAGCTCGGGGGCTGGAATTCGGCGTCGGCCTCGTCGCATTGCACCTGGGACGGCGTGCGTTGCAATGCCCGGGGCGTGGTCACCGGCCTCAACCTCGCCGGCATGAACCTGAGCGGCACCATCCCCGACGACATCCTCGGCCTCACCGGGCTCACCTCGATCGTACTGCAGAGCAATGCGTTCGAGCACGAGCTGCCGCTGGTGCTCATGTCCATTCCGACGCTCCAGGAGCTGGATGTCAGCGACAACAACTTCGCCGGCCACTTCCCCGCCGGTGTTGGTGCACTCGCCTCGTTGACATCCCTCAACGCGTCGGGCAACAACTTCGCCGGCCCGCTCCCAGCCGACATCGGCAATGCCACCGCGCTCGAGACGCTCGACTTCAGGGGTGGCTACTTCTCCGGCACGATCCCGAAGTCCTACGGCAAGCTCAAGAAGCTCAAGTTCTTGGGCCTCTCCGGCAACAACCTCGGCGGCGCTCTCCCAGCCGAATTGTTCGAGATGTCCGCATTGGAGCAGCTCATCATTGGCTACAATGAGTTCACAGGCGCGATCCCGTCCGCAATCGGCAACCTCGCCAAGCTCCAGTATCTCGACCTGGCGATCGGCAAGCTGGAAGGCCCTATCCCGCCGGAGCTCGGCCGGCTGTCGTACCTCAACACCGTCTACCTCTACAAGAACAACATTGGCGGCCCGATACCCAAGGAGATCGGCAACCTCACCTCCCTCGTCATGCTGGACATCTCCGACAACGCGCTCACCGGCACGATTCCGGCGGAGCTGGGGCAGCTCGCCAACCTGCAGCTGCTCAATCTCATGTGCAACAGGCTCAAGGGCGGCATCCCGGCGGCAATCGGCGACCTCCCCAAGCTGGAGGTGTTGGAGCTGTGGAACAACTCCCTCACCGGCCCGCTGCCGCCGTCGCTCGGCAGCGCGCAGCCGCTGCAGTGGCTCGACGTGTCGACGAACGCCTTGTCCGGACCGGTGCCGGCCGGCCTCTGCGACAGCGGCAACCTGACGAAGCTGATCCTGTTCAACAATGTCTTCACAGGCCCGATTCCAGCGGGCCTGACCGCGTGCTCGTCGCTTGTCCGCGTGCGCGCTCACAACAATCGGCTCAACGGCACGGTGCCCGCGGGGCTCGGCCGGCTCCCACGGCTGCAGCGTCTCGAGGTCGCCGGCAACGAGCTGTCCGGGGAGATCCCAGACGACCTGGCGCTCTCGACGTCGCTCTCCTTCATCGACCTCTCGCACAACCAGCTTCAGTCCGCGCTGCCGTCAAACATCCTGTCTATCCGGACGCTGCAAACGTTCGCGGCGGCCGACAACGAGCTGACCGGCGGTGTACCGGACGAAATTGGCGATTGTCCATCTCTGTCCGCCCTCGACCTGTCCAGCAACCGGCTATCCGGTGCGATCCCTGCCAGCCTCGCGTCGTGCCAGAGGCTCGTCTCGCTAAACCTCCGGAGTAATCGGTTCACCGGGCAGATCCCTGGTGCGATCGCCATGATGTCGACACTGTCTGTGCTCGACCTCTCCAGCAACTTCTTCTCCGGCGTGATACCGAGCAACTTCGGCAGCTCACCGGCGCTCGAAATGCTCAACCTGGCGTACAACAACCTTACAGGTCCCGTGCCAACAACTGGTCTGCTGAGGACCATTAACCCCGATGACCTTGCCGGCAACCCGGGCCTGTGTGGTGGCGTGCTGCCGCCGTGCGGGGCTACCTCTCTTCGGGCCTCGTCGTCTGAGGCGTCTGGCTTCCGGCGCTCACACATGAAGCACATCGCCGCTGGGTGGGCGATCGGCATCTCGGTCTTGATTGCGGCATGCGGCGTCGTCTTCCTTGGCAAGCAGGTGTACCAGCGGTGGTACGTAAATGGAGGATGCTGCGACGAGGCCATGGAGGAAGACGGGAG contains:
- the LOC8080570 gene encoding MDIS1-interacting receptor like kinase 1; the encoded protein is MTSATPRLGSTLHLFFPLSFSLALLCCIAVCNAAADEAAALLAIKASLVDPLGKLGGWNSASASSHCTWDGVRCNARGVVTGLNLAGMNLSGTIPDDILGLTGLTSIVLQSNAFEHELPLVLMSIPTLQELDVSDNNFAGHFPAGVGALASLTSLNASGNNFAGPLPADIGNATALETLDFRGGYFSGTIPKSYGKLKKLKFLGLSGNNLGGALPAELFEMSALEQLIIGYNEFTGAIPSAIGNLAKLQYLDLAIGKLEGPIPPELGRLSYLNTVYLYKNNIGGPIPKEIGNLTSLVMLDISDNALTGTIPAELGQLANLQLLNLMCNRLKGGIPAAIGDLPKLEVLELWNNSLTGPLPPSLGSAQPLQWLDVSTNALSGPVPAGLCDSGNLTKLILFNNVFTGPIPAGLTACSSLVRVRAHNNRLNGTVPAGLGRLPRLQRLEVAGNELSGEIPDDLALSTSLSFIDLSHNQLQSALPSNILSIRTLQTFAAADNELTGGVPDEIGDCPSLSALDLSSNRLSGAIPASLASCQRLVSLNLRSNRFTGQIPGAIAMMSTLSVLDLSSNFFSGVIPSNFGSSPALEMLNLAYNNLTGPVPTTGLLRTINPDDLAGNPGLCGGVLPPCGATSLRASSSEASGFRRSHMKHIAAGWAIGISVLIAACGVVFLGKQVYQRWYVNGGCCDEAMEEDGSGAWPWRLTAFQRLSFTSAEVLACIKEDNIVGMGGTGVVYRADMPRHHAVVAVKKLWRAAGCPEETATVDGRQDVEAGGEFAAEVKLLGRLRHRNVVRMLGYVSNNLDTMVLYEYMVNGSLWEALHGRGKGKMLADWVSRYNVAAGVAAGLAYLHHDCRPPVIHRDVKSSNVLLDTNMDAKIADFGLARVMARAHETVSVVAGSYGYIAPEYGYTLKVDQKSDIYSFGVVLMELLTGRRPVEPEYGESQDIVGWIRERLRSNSGVEELLDASVGGCVDHVREEMLLVLRIAVLCTAKSPKDRPTMRDVVTMLGEAKPRRKSSSATVAATVVDKDKPVFTTSPDSSYL